From Xiphophorus hellerii strain 12219 chromosome 20, Xiphophorus_hellerii-4.1, whole genome shotgun sequence, the proteins below share one genomic window:
- the ap5b1 gene encoding AP-5 complex subunit beta-1, giving the protein MATNWTERISAFCCSPSGFLTETSPDTFLSELLRELRDDRVSYGVKVLLLSPLCEYPTLLCSSESAGEETALDLMSVFTQCPSRFSQFRCHLLVALTGVLVCSSCVNGHSRAALDFLDLLLRMARDASDPPGEGTRRLLRATACDCLREMEASCPGLLSQRLELLAGLRQLETSRLHQAFGVLQILALRNAVYQLTKQAGAGAAHLKALLGGNGSVAWEADQEAVHMDATDAAMLLSLILGPMGRVPTLHTGPDCKELRSVLSSLLEESYLLTPLCQAALFHRLTEVVAMVPGIPPAVFRAQLLRLLGTNEVCLLHVTLLMKCGFTDSLFSAEDEAFLLKRLVVLSQHPLLSSPEKLFYMDCILHFPENRPISCGDSDEAPPVLLTPQLASVLLPSVFNDSATLLSRLNLQALVFLEEGDEESRGLAYIYDHLAALLHIVDRGGSRDIVVTFFRAAFLFLFYFHHVERYVTCLSEQLCHLYLQHTRLAPHILNLVNQTQERLPECKWFVGLLQGLQRVITRVPFGQLPLHDLSSHLKVLDRVAEEEEICQRSSLSFLSTIVTQTSSSLCTSGDWRLGNGLLGVCRRVLLHPNLDSMLIPLADILQHLAFHYGDTDIRDHARLYYTFLTMLSREKLSAVLVKSAAEGGGQVKKRTLSCVMAESEGLTNTLTVHQTEKSIFQLTEALPGPHQEAENLQLNQEDEYKTLECYRAQFSKSGFASLIVLKYHLTHTEPHDPRFEQLFSIQLHFSLTDDHYEELQDISVPCLFRQGPLPVVQLTLKPRRPYPTTIHASAIFTSKDGLTWHTAMPDIHVAFQQVFLPLPAPPTWSRASTRDVFECLWDEMRRETGESCISLFCCQLREAALKALVEKHFHSFLVPDPLEEAAEFRALLFLPPKSHMLLKIGSTEDAAHFNMATDDCRLLPQMNSYLLKVTSSLENSVS; this is encoded by the exons ATGGCGACAAACTGGACGGAGAGAATTAGTGCTTTCTGCTGCAGTCCAAGTGGCTTCCTGACAGAAACGAGCCCGGATACTTTCCTGTCAGAGCTGCTACGGGAGCTGCGGGATGACAGAGTCAGCTACGGAGTGAAG GTCCTCCTGTTGTCTCCCCTCTGTGAATATCCAACCCTGCTGTGCTCCTCAGAATCTGCCGGCGAGGAGACAGCCCTGGATCTCATGTCGGTGTTCACCCAGTGTCCGTCCAGGTTCAGCCAGTTTCGCTGCCATCTCCTCGTGGCCCTCACCGGCGTCCTCGTCTGCTCCTCCTGTGTGAACGGCCACTCCCGGGCTGCGCTGGACTTTCTCGACTTGCTCCTTCGGATGGCTCGGGACGCCAGCGACCCCCCCGGCGAGGGCACACGGCGCCTTCTCAGAGCGACGGCCTGCGACTGCCTGCGCGAGATGGAGGCCAGTTGTCCCGGACTTCTCTCCCAGCGCCTCGAGCTCTTGGCCGGGCTGCGGCAGCTGGAGACCTCCAGGCTTCATCAGGCTTTTGGGGTGCTGCAGATTCTGGCGCTGAGAAATGCTGTTTATCAGCTCACTAAGCAAGCAGGAGCAGGCGCTGCGCATCTTAAAGCTCTGCTAGGAGGAAATGGCTCCGTTGCGTGGGAGGCAGACCAGGAAGCCGTCCACATGGACGCCACGGATGCGGCCATGCTGTTGTCCCTCATCCTAGGACCAATGGGCAGAGTGCCGACCCTTCACACTGGACCTGACTGTAAGGAGCTGCGGTCTGTCCTCTCTTCCCTATTAGAAGAGTCCTACCTCCTCACGCCTTTGTGTCAGGCTGCACTTTTCCACAGACTAACCGAGGTGGTTGCCATGGTGCCCGGGATCCCTCCAGCCGTATTTCGAGCTCAGCTCCTGCGACTGCTGGGAACCAATGAG GTTTGCCTCCTCCATGTCACCCTGCTGATGAAGTGCGGCTTCACCGACAGCCTCTTCAGCGCCGAAGACGAAGCCTTCCTCCTGAAGCGGCTGGTAGTCCTCTCCCAGCACCCGCTCCTGAGCTCGCCCGAGAAGCTCTTCTACATGGACTGCATCCTGCACTTTCCAGAGAACCGTCCAATCAGCTGCGGTGACAGCGACGAGGCCCCTCCTGTGCTGCTGACCCCACAGCTGGCCTCGGTCCTGCTACCTTCGGTGTTTAATGACAGCGCCACCCTGCTGAGCCGACTCAACCTGCAGGCTCTGGTCTTCCTGGAAGAAGGGGACGAGGAGAGCCGGGGCCTGGCCTACATCTACGACCACCTTGCGGCGCTGCTGCACATCGTGGACAGGGGAGGCAGCAGAGATATTGTTGTGACCTTTTTCAGAGCtgccttcctcttcctgttttacTTCCACCATGTGGAGCGGTACGTAACTTGCCTTAGCGAGCAGCTATGCCATCTCTACCTCCAACACACCCGGCTGGCCCCACACATCCTCAACCTAGTCAATCAGACTCAAGAGAGGTTACCGGAGTGCAAGTGGTTTGTGGGGCTCCTGCAGGGTCTCCAGAGAGTGATAACCAGGGTCCCGTTTGGCCAGCTCCCCCTACATGACCTCAGCAGCCACCTTAAGGTGCTGGATCGGGtggcagaggaagaagaaatcTGTCAGCGTAGCTCCCTTAGCTTTCTGTCCACTATTGTCACCCAAACTTCCTCCTCGCTGTGTACCAGTGGCGACTGGCGGTTGGGAAATGGTCTGCTGGGAGTTTGCCGCCGTGTGCTCCTCCATCCCAATCTGGACTCTATGCTTATTCCTTTGGCCGACATTCTGCAGCATCTTGCCTTCCACTATGGCGACACGGACATCAGGGACCACGCCCGCCTCTACTACACGTTCCTCACGATGTTATCTCGGGAGAAGCTGTCCGCAGTGCTGGTGAAGAGTGCCGCAGAGGGCGGCGGTCAAGTCAAGAAGCGAACGCTGTCCTGCGTTATGGCGGAGAGCGAGGGGCTGACTAACACCCTGACCGTCCACCAGACCGAGAAATCCATATTTCAGCTGACCGAAGCTTTACCTGGGCCACATCAAGAGGcagaaaaccttcagctgaATCAGGAGGAtgagtacaaaacactggaatgttACAGGGCTCAGTTCAGCAAGTCTGGCTTTGCTTCACTTATTGTGTTAAAGTACCACCTGACCCACACGGAGCCCCATGACCCTCGCTTCGAGCAGCTTTTCAGCATCCAGCTCCACTTCAGCCTCACAGACGATCACTACGAAGAGCTGCAGGACATCAGCGTCCCCTGTCTCTTCAGACAGGGACCACTGCCCGTGGTGCAGCTGACACTGAAGCCCAGACGGCCGTACCCAACCACCATCCACGCGAGCGCCATCTTCACCTCTAAGGACGGGCTCACCTGGCACACCGCTATGCCGGACATCCACGTGGCATTCCAGCAGGTCTTCCTGCCGCTGCCCGCACCCCCAACCTGGAGCAGAGCCAGCACACGAGACGTCTTTGAGTGCCTGTGGGATGAAATGCGCCGTGAGACGGGAGAGTCTTGTATCAGTCTGTTCTGCTGCCAGCTGCGGGAGGCCGCTCTGAAAGCTCTGGTGGAGAAACACTTCCATTCCTTCCTTGTGCCAGACCCGTTGGAGGAGGCAGCCGAGTTCAGGGCGCTCCTGTTTCTCCCACCAAAGTCTCACATGCTGCTTAAGATCGGCTCTACGGAGGACGCCGCGCACTTCAACATGGCCACCGATGACTGTCGGCTGCTTCCTCAGATGAACTCATACCTGCTGAAAGTCACTTCTTCACTAGAGAATTCTGTCTCATGA
- the c20h1orf50 gene encoding uncharacterized protein C1orf50 homolog has translation MDKAVSLPSQPEKVTTVNLVETSTAPSGMELVSSYQTNRVGDPMDLVALAEQVQKGDDFVKANACNKLTVIADQIRYLQEQAKKVLEEAKRDADLHHAACNVVKKPGNMYYLYQRPSGQKYFSIISPKEWGPSCPHPFLGAFKLQPDMSWTPVDEVEKRDAELAVMGKLLSHQTALPPYTGPNFRGLDE, from the exons ATGGACAAGGCCGTCAGTCTGCCCAGCCAACCAGAAAAGGTCACCACAG TGAACCTGGTTGAAACCAGCACGGCCCCCAGTGGGATGGAACTGGTCAGCTCCTATCAGACCAACAGAGTGGGCGACCCCATGGACTTGGTAGCTCTTGCCGAGCAAGTGCAGAAG GGGGACGACTTTGTCAAAGCCAACGCTTGCAACAAACTGACAGTAATCGCTGACCAGATCAGGTACCTGCAGGAGCAGGCCAAAAAG GTTTTAGAAGAAGCAAAGAGAGACGCTGACCTCCACCATGCTGCCTGTAATGTTGTGAAAAAGCCAGGCAACATGTACTACTTGTACCAGCGGCCGTCTGGACAGAAATACTTCTCCATCATCTCCCCTAAG GAGTGGGGACCAAGCTGCCCTCATCCGTTTCTTGGCGCATTCAAGCTTCAGCCTGACATGTCCTGGACTCCTGTGGATGAGGTGGAGAAGAGGGACGCAGAGCTCGCCGTCATGGGCAAACTGCTCAGCCACCAGACAGCCCTACCTCCATACACGGGACCCAACTTCAGAGGTCTAGATGAATGA